Proteins co-encoded in one Marinobacter qingdaonensis genomic window:
- a CDS encoding DUF6164 family protein has product MPHHLMNLRHVPDDEADEIRALFEAHEVRYYETPPSRWGISMGGFWVHDEDEAARARRLLDDYQRQRAQTQRQAYEASLAAGETGGVWSMLRRRPVRTLAAVLAIVVIAGLSLLPFVRLG; this is encoded by the coding sequence ATGCCCCACCACCTGATGAACCTGCGCCATGTCCCCGACGACGAGGCCGACGAGATCCGGGCCCTGTTCGAGGCCCACGAGGTCCGTTACTACGAGACCCCGCCAAGCCGTTGGGGCATCAGCATGGGCGGTTTCTGGGTGCACGACGAGGACGAGGCGGCCCGGGCCCGGCGCCTGCTCGACGACTACCAGCGGCAACGGGCCCAGACCCAGCGTCAGGCGTACGAGGCCAGTCTGGCCGCGGGCGAGACCGGTGGGGTCTGGTCCATGCTGCGCCGGCGGCCGGTGCGGACCCTGGCGGCGGTGCTGGCCATCGTGGTGATCGCCGGCCTGAGCCTGCTGCCCTTTGTCCGCCTGGGCTGA
- a CDS encoding DUF2868 domain-containing protein: MSHSPLRLLLEFDARSQRDRDQPPAFLHRRDRKFALTCEQQGRTPGVALWLEHMAYLNGPGTAPGEARRTLQLWRRINLGFAALGALLGVLTMLSLLFFEGGQRINLSLIIAFVGLHLLLALATSVQALIGWQPWRWLVRRLTPRAERGVTRRLRPLLMARAAHLGASAFALTGLVTLLLLVVVQDLAFGWSTTLTTGASTYHQLLLALATPWAWLWPAAVPDLALVEATRFFRTGTGRGDLAPELWGQWWPFVTMLWTTWVLVPRLLLTLLTQWLLRYQAGRLLASHPGWHALLYRMETPTLDTGSEHNDADDLPDTATQAAVAPLPDTDLLLCWAGAGEPELPGGLTGTGQRIFRAGGRASLADDRAVLTEVAEQLAQTPQPAVLVITRSWEPPTGELLDFLAEACQRWPESVTIALVPLSLDGQSELEPHQLRQWLRFAERLNSDRVRVSALPLAWRDPYAASGVGP; the protein is encoded by the coding sequence ATGAGCCACAGCCCCCTGCGCCTGCTGCTGGAGTTTGATGCCCGCAGCCAGCGGGACCGTGACCAACCGCCGGCGTTTCTGCACCGGCGCGACCGGAAATTCGCCCTGACCTGCGAACAGCAGGGCCGCACGCCCGGTGTCGCGCTGTGGCTCGAGCACATGGCGTACCTGAATGGACCGGGCACCGCCCCGGGCGAGGCCCGCCGAACCCTGCAACTCTGGCGCCGGATCAATCTCGGCTTTGCCGCCCTGGGCGCCCTGCTGGGCGTGCTGACCATGCTCAGCCTGCTGTTTTTCGAGGGCGGCCAGCGCATCAACCTGTCCCTGATCATCGCCTTTGTCGGCTTGCACCTGCTGCTGGCCCTGGCCACCAGCGTCCAGGCCCTGATTGGCTGGCAGCCCTGGCGCTGGCTGGTGCGCCGGCTCACCCCCAGGGCCGAGCGCGGGGTGACCCGACGACTGCGCCCGCTGCTGATGGCCCGGGCCGCCCACCTCGGCGCCAGCGCTTTCGCCCTCACCGGTCTGGTCACCCTGCTGCTTCTGGTGGTGGTGCAGGACCTGGCCTTCGGCTGGAGCACCACGCTGACCACCGGCGCCAGCACCTATCACCAGTTGCTGCTGGCGCTGGCGACGCCCTGGGCCTGGCTCTGGCCGGCCGCGGTGCCGGACCTGGCGCTGGTGGAAGCAACCCGCTTCTTCCGCACCGGAACCGGCCGCGGCGACCTGGCGCCGGAACTCTGGGGCCAGTGGTGGCCGTTCGTCACCATGCTCTGGACCACCTGGGTGCTGGTGCCCCGGCTGCTGCTGACCCTGCTGACCCAATGGCTGCTGCGGTACCAGGCCGGGCGACTGCTGGCCAGCCATCCGGGGTGGCACGCGCTGCTGTACCGGATGGAAACCCCGACCCTGGACACCGGCAGCGAACACAACGACGCCGACGACCTGCCGGACACCGCCACCCAGGCCGCCGTGGCGCCCCTGCCGGACACCGACCTGCTGCTGTGCTGGGCCGGCGCCGGCGAGCCGGAGTTGCCTGGCGGCCTGACCGGCACGGGCCAACGGATCTTTCGCGCCGGCGGCCGCGCCAGCCTGGCCGACGACCGCGCGGTGCTGACCGAAGTGGCCGAGCAACTGGCACAAACGCCGCAGCCGGCGGTGCTGGTGATCACCCGGAGCTGGGAACCGCCGACCGGTGAGTTGCTGGATTTTCTGGCCGAAGCCTGCCAGCGCTGGCCGGAGAGCGTCACCATCGCCCTGGTGCCCCTGAGCCTGGATGGCCAGAGCGAACTGGAGCCCCACCAACTGCGCCAATGGCTGCGGTTTGCCGAGCGCCTGAACAGCGACCGGGTCCGCGTCAGCGCGCTGCCGCTGGCCTGGCGCGACCCCTACGCCGCCTCCGGAGTCGGGCCATGA
- a CDS encoding GTPase/DUF3482 domain-containing protein: protein MTDAPMFAVVGHPNKGKSSVVATLSQNDAIAIALEPGTTRQRQAYPLSVDGQTLYTLVDTPGFQRPRRVLEWLQAHSLSASDHPETVRAFVTQHRDDGRFTDECELLTPLIEGAGIIYVVDGSVPYSAEHEAEMTILRWTGRPSLALINSIGPDDYSDTWQAALGQFFQVVRKFDAVRAPFEQHLSLLRAFGQLEPDWEQPLSQATEHLANQRQKRQGQSASLIADALADMMAYREKRTLTLDQVAATSDTDLAEQLRQRWYQHQRRREQALRINIEHLYQHQRIRRQEAELEWHNEHDLFSEDSRQTWAVSRGYLATAGFGAGAVGGAGLDALTLGHSLGAGALVGGLIGAAGSYLYGDQLMLPALNIGALKNGLKTATFGPVQDSQFGYVVLGRAVDHWWHISQRNHAGRDLLDLEPADHHWLERLDRRSRQAIQQAFDRCRKRRPLDDRLRQKFIAAIEQGMAAYDDWRLNRT, encoded by the coding sequence ATGACCGATGCCCCGATGTTTGCCGTGGTCGGCCATCCCAACAAGGGCAAGTCCAGTGTCGTGGCCACCCTGTCCCAGAACGACGCCATCGCCATCGCGCTGGAGCCAGGCACCACCCGCCAGCGTCAGGCCTACCCCCTGAGCGTGGACGGCCAGACCCTGTACACCCTGGTCGACACCCCCGGGTTCCAACGGCCGCGGCGGGTGCTGGAATGGCTCCAGGCCCACAGCCTGAGCGCCTCCGATCACCCCGAAACCGTGCGGGCCTTCGTCACCCAGCACCGGGACGATGGCCGCTTTACCGACGAATGCGAACTGCTGACCCCGCTGATTGAGGGCGCCGGCATCATTTACGTGGTGGACGGTTCGGTGCCCTACAGCGCCGAACACGAAGCCGAGATGACCATCCTGCGCTGGACCGGCCGGCCCAGCCTGGCACTGATCAACAGCATCGGCCCCGACGACTACAGCGACACCTGGCAGGCGGCGCTCGGCCAGTTCTTCCAAGTCGTCCGCAAGTTCGACGCCGTTCGCGCCCCGTTCGAGCAACATCTCAGCCTTTTGCGTGCCTTTGGCCAGCTGGAACCGGACTGGGAGCAGCCCCTGAGCCAGGCCACCGAGCACCTGGCGAACCAGCGCCAGAAACGCCAGGGCCAATCCGCCAGCCTGATCGCCGATGCCCTGGCCGACATGATGGCGTACCGGGAGAAACGCACCCTAACCCTCGACCAGGTCGCCGCTACCAGCGACACCGACCTGGCCGAACAGCTGCGCCAGCGCTGGTACCAGCACCAGCGGCGGCGGGAACAGGCGCTGCGGATCAACATCGAGCACCTGTACCAACACCAGCGCATCCGACGCCAGGAAGCGGAGCTGGAATGGCACAACGAGCACGACCTGTTCTCCGAAGACAGCCGGCAAACCTGGGCCGTGAGCAGGGGCTACCTGGCGACCGCGGGCTTCGGTGCCGGTGCCGTAGGCGGTGCCGGCCTGGACGCCCTGACCCTGGGCCACTCCCTGGGCGCCGGTGCCCTGGTCGGCGGCCTGATTGGCGCCGCCGGCAGTTACCTGTACGGCGACCAGCTGATGCTGCCGGCCCTGAACATCGGTGCCCTGAAAAACGGCCTCAAGACCGCCACCTTCGGTCCTGTACAGGACAGTCAGTTCGGCTATGTTGTATTGGGAAGGGCGGTGGATCACTGGTGGCACATCAGCCAGCGCAACCACGCCGGCCGGGACCTGCTGGACCTGGAGCCGGCGGACCACCACTGGCTGGAGCGCCTCGACCGGCGCAGCCGACAGGCCATCCAGCAGGCCTTCGACCGGTGCCGGAAACGGCGCCCGCTGGATGACCGGCTGCGGCAGAAATTCATCGCCGCCATCGAACAGGGAATGGCCGCGTACGACGACTGGCGGTTGAACCGGACCTGA
- a CDS encoding ectoine synthase — MKIVRVQDIIGTEREVTGPGWTSRRMLLKKDGMGFSFHETIIPAGAELNLWYKHHLEAVYCVAGNGKILDKATGETHEITDGTLYALDKHDQHTLYGGTEDMRLICAFNPPVTGREVHDEDGAYLPDTGDN, encoded by the coding sequence ATGAAAATTGTACGAGTGCAAGACATCATCGGTACCGAACGCGAAGTCACCGGGCCGGGCTGGACCAGCCGCCGCATGCTGCTGAAAAAAGACGGCATGGGCTTCTCCTTCCACGAGACCATCATTCCCGCCGGTGCCGAGCTGAATCTCTGGTACAAGCACCACCTGGAAGCGGTGTACTGCGTGGCCGGCAACGGCAAGATCCTGGACAAGGCCACCGGTGAAACCCACGAGATCACCGACGGCACCCTGTACGCACTCGACAAGCACGATCAGCACACCCTCTACGGCGGCACCGAAGACATGCGCCTGATCTGTGCCTTCAACCCGCCGGTCACCGGCCGGGAAGTCCACGACGAGGACGGCGCCTACCTGCCCGACACCGGCGACAACTAA